ATAGGACTGTGATAGTTGCCTATGTAAACTTTCTATAGATGTTTATCTATAAATATCATATAGATCCTTGATAGGGATTTTTAAAATACACTTAAAAATTAAAAAACTTATTTGTTAAAAAATATTTTTATTTATAGACATTTATCTATCATTACCATATAAATTCTTGATGACAACTGCTTGATGACAACTGCTCTAGGCATAAAAACCTATGGTAGCAAAGAGTTATATAAGTTTTTTTTAAATGATTTATCGCTTAATTATCTAAATCAATTATTCCCTTTTGGTTACTTAAACCATTAAGATAAGCAGAACGCTTAAGAAATTATTAATTCGGCATTCGCCTTACTGCATAGGTTGATTGGGGAAATTACGGGTTGGCTTGAGGCAACCCTAGCTTTGCTGCAAGTTTGGAGGGAATTCAGTGGTTCAGGTTCTCATTGAGAGTATTTGGTTAGTCCCTTGCTATGCCTTAATTGGTGCTATTTCCGGGCTATTATGGTCGCCCGGTATCATCCGCCGCACAGGGCCGCGCCCCGCTGGTTACGTTAACTTGCTGATGACCTTTTTGGCATTCGTTCATAGCTTAGTGACTCTGCAAGCGATTTGGAACCAGCCGACTCAAGAAATAACGTTTACATGGCTGTCGGCAGCGGGTTTGGATTTAAATTTCCCCCTAGAAATCTCAGTAATTAACGTTGCAGCGATCGCTTTAGTCACCGGGTTAAACCTGCTAGCGCAGATATACGCGATCGGCTACATGGAGATGGACTGGGGGTGGGCACGCTTTTATGCCTTGCTAGGGCTTTTTGAGGCAGGAATGTGTGGTTTAGCTTTGTGCAACTCGTTGTTCTTTAGCTACGTAATTCTGGAAATCCTCACCTTAGGGACTTATTTGCTGGTAGGGCTTTGGTTTAGCCAACCGTTGGTGGTGACGGGGGCGCGGGATGCGTTCTTAACCAAGCGGGTTGGGGATTTAATCATGCTGATGCCAGTTATTGCCTTGTATCCCCTGGCAGGAAGTTGGAATTTTAACGATCTAGCACAATGGGCAAAAACCGCTGATTTAGACCCTACACTAGCCGCGCTATTAGGTTTAGGTTTAATTGCTGGTCCGATGGGTAAATGTGCTCAATTCCCGTTGCATTTATGGTTGGATGAGGCAATGGAAGGGCCGCTTCCCAGTACGATTTTGCGGAACTCGGTCGTCGTGGCAACAGGTGCCTGGGTGTTAATTAAGCTACAACCTGTGTTAGCACTTTCTCCCGTAGTGTCGTTGGCGCTGATATCGATCGGTGGGGTGACGGCGGTTGGCGCTTCCTTGATTGCGATCGCGCAAATTGATATCAAACGCGCTTTATCCTATTCCGTCAGCGCCTACATGGGATTGGTGTTTATCGCCGTAGGCACTCAGCAAGATGATGCAGCTTTGTTGTTGATCTTGACTCATGCGATCGCAATGGCGCTGTTGGTAATGAGTGTTGGTGGAATTATTTGGAACAACATCACCCAAGACTTAACCCAACTCGGCGGTTTATGGTCGCGCCGTCCGATATCTGGATTAGCCTTTGTGGTTGGGACGCTAGGATTAATCGCTTTTCCGCCTCTCGGCAGCTTCTGGGCATTGCTGAAATTAGCAGATGGTTTGTGGGCAACTCAACCTTGGTTAGTCGGTTTATTGTTGGTCGTCAATGTTTTGACAGCCTTCAGTTTAACGAGAGTGTTTGGGCTGATTTTTGGTGGAGAACCCAAGCCAATGACTGTGCGATCGCCAGAAGCATTTTGGCCTTTAACTTTCCCTATGATAGTTTTGGCCGCCTTCACCCTCCACCTCCCCTTAGTGTTACAAAGCTTGTCGTTACTACCGAGTTGGGCAACTTTCAATAAAGATATGGCGCTGCTGTTGATTTGGTCTAGCATCTTTGGTTGCAGCCTTGGCGGGGTGATCTATCTGAATAAAATGTGGCAAAAACCCGTCCAACTTCCTTGGAAACCCCTGCAAGATTTGTTGGCTTATGACTTTTACACCGCCAAAATTTACCGCGTGAGTATTGTTTTCAGCGTTGCTTTAATTTCCCGCTTCATCTCTGCCTTTGACCGCTACTTAGTAGATGGCTTCGTTAATCTTGTCGGCGTTGCTTCCCTTTTCAGCGGACAAAGTTTGAAATACAGCACTTCCGGACAATCCCAAGCTTATGCGATGACGATAGTAATGGGAATTATCGTCTTAGGAATGCTGTTATACTGGCGCTTTCTTCATGGGGCTTTACCGCTCTTTGTATCCCTCGCTCAGTAGGTAAAGGGTAGGCAATAACTACCTGAATAAACTAACTGGCAATCTGGCTGATTTAGAATTTTCTGTCATTATTGCTTTTTTAACTGAAAAGGACAGAGAATAATGACAAGGAACGAACAAAGCAAGTATTTAGTATTAGGAAGGAAGGAAGGAACCAATGAACTCAAAAAAACAGAAAGCACATTTCTCTAGACGGAATTTGCTGAAAATTAGCGCAGGCGCAGTAGGGGCAGGGGTCGTAACCGCCGGACTCGGATCTAAGTTGGTTTTTCCCGACAAAGCTGTTGCAGAAAATGACATGACACCCGATCAAGCACTGCGAGCTTTAATGGAGGGTAATCAACGCTTTATTAGCAGAAAACCTAAAAATATCAACCAAGGTTTTGAACGTTTGGGAGCCGTTGCAAAAACCCAGAAACCATTTGCGGCGATTCTGAGCTGTGCTGATTCACGGGTTCCTTCTGAGATTCTCTTTGACCGGGGATTTGGCGATTTGTTTGTATGCCGCGTGGCGGGAAATATCGCCACTCCGGAGGAAACTGGCAGCCTAGAATTCGGCGGTTTAGTATTGGGGACTAAGGTAATAATGGTGATGGGGCACGAAAGATGTGGGGCGGTAGATGCCACCATTAAAGGTGCCCAAGTTCCCGGTCAAATCGGTAGCTTAATTGAGGCGATAAAACCTGGCGTAGAAAAAGCAAAAGGGAAATCCGGCGATTCCCTAGAGAATGCTATTAAAGCTAACGTTATGGTTCAAGTTGAACAATTGAAATCCTCTCCTGTCATCGCTCAGTTAATTCAGGAAGGCAAACTGAAGGTTGTCGGTAGTTATTACGATTTGGATACGGGCAAAGTTACCTTACTGAGTTAGCCAGAACTATAGCAATTCCATTTAAGTAGTGAGATATCTTCGATTAAAAAAGTGCGATCGCGCATTAGCAGAGGAAGAAAAGAGAGAAGAATATCTCCTACATAAATTGGAATTGCTATTATATAGCTAAACCGCTATTTATATAATTCTCATTCAGTTGGTCAACAGAAATCAGGAATCAGCAAATAAAAAACCATGCTCAGCACTTTAATTTGGCTACCCTTTTTAGGTGCCGCTCTCGTCGGATTCTTACCTAACTTATCTGCTAGTCAGGCACGTTTACTTGCGTTAGCGATTGTCAGTGGAATTTTATTACAGACAGGATTTCTCCTAACCCAATTCGACCTGAACAATGCCGGGATGCAATTCTCGGAATTTATGCCCTGGATTGAAAAGTTGGGATTGAATTACAGCCTTGGTGTTGATGGTTTGTCTTTACCGCTGTTGGCTTTGAATAGCCTGCTGACATGGATTGTTATTTACAGCACCTCAAAGCAGATTACTCGTCCTCAGCTTTACTATTCTTTAGTAATGCTGGTTAATGCCGGGATTGCGGGTGCCTTCCTGTCGCAGAATTTGATGCTGTTTGTGTTGTTCTACGAACTAGAACTGATTCCGCTTTACTTGTTAATTGCCATCTGGGGTGGAACTGAAAAGCGTGGCTATGCAGCGATGAAGTTCCTCATTTATACAGCGCTTTCTGGAATTTTAATTCTGGCGGCATTTTTGGGTATAACTTGGCTGGGTAACGCTCCTAATTTTGATTACAATGCCAACATTGCTCAAGGTTTACCATTACAAGCGCAGCTAATCCTGCTAACAATGCTGCTGGTAGGTTTCGGAATCAAAATTCCCTTAGTTCCGCTGCATACTTGGTTGCCAGATGCTTATGTCGAGGCTTCCCCACCCGTAGCCATTCTTTTAGGTGGCATCCTGGCAAAGTTAGGAACCTATGGTTTGGTACGGTTTGGTTTAGGAATGTTTCCCGAAACCTGGACAATTGTGGCACCAGGGTTAGCGATTATCGGAGCGTTTAGTGCCGCTTACGGGGCGCTGAGTGCGATCGCTCAAAAAGATATCAAGCGCATGGTCGCTTATAGCTCTATCGGTCACATGGGCTATGTTCTGTTAGCCGCCGCCGCTGCTACACCGCTTAGTTTACTCGGTGCCGTCATGCAAATGGTTAGTCACGGCATCATCTTAGCCATCCTTTTCCATTTGGTGGGTGTTATCGAAAGCAAAGTTGGTACCCGCGATTTAGATGTCTTGAATGGTTTGTTGAGTCCCCAACGCGGCTTACCGCTTACCACTGCTTTGCTCGTTCTAGGCGGAATGGCGAGTGCTGGTATCCCCGGTATGGTAGGCTTTATCGCTGAATTTTTGGTGCTGCAAGGTAGTTTCATCGTATTTCCAATTCCGACCCTAGTTTGTGTGGTTTGTAGCGGTTTAACGGCAGTTTATTTTGTGATCCTCATTAACCGCACCTGTTTTGGCAAACTGAACAATTCCGCAGCCTACTATCCCAAAGTTGAATGGGTTGAGCGCACTCCAGCTTTAGTTTTAGCAGCCATAATCTTCTTCTTGGGAATCTTCCCCAATTGGCTGGTACGTTGGAGCGAGCCGACAACCGCTGCAATGGTTGCTAGTATGCCCGCGACTACTACTCAGCAAGTTGCTATCCACTACCAGTCTTCAGTTCAGCAATAGAAAATTACTTTCATTCCTCTCGTTACGGCGCTCAGCCTGGAAACGAGAAACCTAAGCCCCAGCTCCCTTAAGCGCTAGGGAAGGGGTTGGGGGAGAGGTCAAAATACTGCCCGCACAACAAAATAACGACTCATTAAAAAACATTCAGCAATTCACATAAAGGAACTAAAAATGGTACAAACTCCACCTAAGCCTTCAACAAAATTGCCTCCTTCT
This genomic stretch from Coleofasciculus sp. FACHB-1120 harbors:
- a CDS encoding NAD(P)H-quinone oxidoreductase subunit F yields the protein MVQVLIESIWLVPCYALIGAISGLLWSPGIIRRTGPRPAGYVNLLMTFLAFVHSLVTLQAIWNQPTQEITFTWLSAAGLDLNFPLEISVINVAAIALVTGLNLLAQIYAIGYMEMDWGWARFYALLGLFEAGMCGLALCNSLFFSYVILEILTLGTYLLVGLWFSQPLVVTGARDAFLTKRVGDLIMLMPVIALYPLAGSWNFNDLAQWAKTADLDPTLAALLGLGLIAGPMGKCAQFPLHLWLDEAMEGPLPSTILRNSVVVATGAWVLIKLQPVLALSPVVSLALISIGGVTAVGASLIAIAQIDIKRALSYSVSAYMGLVFIAVGTQQDDAALLLILTHAIAMALLVMSVGGIIWNNITQDLTQLGGLWSRRPISGLAFVVGTLGLIAFPPLGSFWALLKLADGLWATQPWLVGLLLVVNVLTAFSLTRVFGLIFGGEPKPMTVRSPEAFWPLTFPMIVLAAFTLHLPLVLQSLSLLPSWATFNKDMALLLIWSSIFGCSLGGVIYLNKMWQKPVQLPWKPLQDLLAYDFYTAKIYRVSIVFSVALISRFISAFDRYLVDGFVNLVGVASLFSGQSLKYSTSGQSQAYAMTIVMGIIVLGMLLYWRFLHGALPLFVSLAQ
- a CDS encoding carbonic anhydrase — its product is MNSKKQKAHFSRRNLLKISAGAVGAGVVTAGLGSKLVFPDKAVAENDMTPDQALRALMEGNQRFISRKPKNINQGFERLGAVAKTQKPFAAILSCADSRVPSEILFDRGFGDLFVCRVAGNIATPEETGSLEFGGLVLGTKVIMVMGHERCGAVDATIKGAQVPGQIGSLIEAIKPGVEKAKGKSGDSLENAIKANVMVQVEQLKSSPVIAQLIQEGKLKVVGSYYDLDTGKVTLLS
- a CDS encoding NADH-quinone oxidoreductase subunit M, yielding MLSTLIWLPFLGAALVGFLPNLSASQARLLALAIVSGILLQTGFLLTQFDLNNAGMQFSEFMPWIEKLGLNYSLGVDGLSLPLLALNSLLTWIVIYSTSKQITRPQLYYSLVMLVNAGIAGAFLSQNLMLFVLFYELELIPLYLLIAIWGGTEKRGYAAMKFLIYTALSGILILAAFLGITWLGNAPNFDYNANIAQGLPLQAQLILLTMLLVGFGIKIPLVPLHTWLPDAYVEASPPVAILLGGILAKLGTYGLVRFGLGMFPETWTIVAPGLAIIGAFSAAYGALSAIAQKDIKRMVAYSSIGHMGYVLLAAAAATPLSLLGAVMQMVSHGIILAILFHLVGVIESKVGTRDLDVLNGLLSPQRGLPLTTALLVLGGMASAGIPGMVGFIAEFLVLQGSFIVFPIPTLVCVVCSGLTAVYFVILINRTCFGKLNNSAAYYPKVEWVERTPALVLAAIIFFLGIFPNWLVRWSEPTTAAMVASMPATTTQQVAIHYQSSVQQ